From the Acidicapsa ligni genome, one window contains:
- a CDS encoding helix-turn-helix domain-containing protein yields the protein MTTLRHRFGRRIAELRRISGMKQEVFSEAIGLTAKAAGDIERGMAFPKPEKLEKIAAALKVPLKELFDFEDSRYIPPPPPLQTTEKPRAARKSR from the coding sequence GTGACTACACTACGACATCGGTTTGGCAGGCGCATCGCGGAACTTCGGAGAATTTCCGGGATGAAACAAGAAGTATTCAGTGAAGCGATTGGCCTCACCGCGAAGGCTGCCGGGGACATTGAAAGAGGCATGGCATTTCCCAAACCGGAGAAGCTGGAGAAGATCGCGGCCGCCCTAAAGGTCCCTCTCAAGGAACTGTTCGACTTCGAGGATTCTCGCTATATTCCCCCACCGCCGCCCTTGCAGACGACGGAGAAGCCCCGGGCGGCGAGGAAATCACGATAA
- a CDS encoding PAS domain-containing protein: MRIMLDRAPVGIALFDVNRKVLRCNPAFREIYGWNDEDIVGLTPPLPESQRESWADLVEHLQAGKSFVNIETVRARKDGSRFYARISGSPIFNHSRVLIGLVGFIARADDGGHSDQLELKNLESLVQSSSDFMCVAQLDRKTFFLNDAGKDMLGLYDEAEINETSLEEFFVDGDRIRIKEMLHLLPLQKIGFTTQTVRLRHFQTGHPLAVSCSFYVISDPLTQEPSSFACVAKILESDETWSQEDCRDEDAFRSLFRNAPVAIVLVNTSGEPFESNMLFQEMVGYEADELQRMRFSQLVHPEDLPEGRKLFLSLIEGKIDRYQVNKRLMSRNGDVLFTKMTVALLRDRDGKPSYSISMVERVPQSAAPSAV; the protein is encoded by the coding sequence ATGAGGATCATGCTCGATCGCGCACCCGTTGGAATTGCGCTATTCGATGTGAACCGTAAAGTGTTGCGCTGTAATCCTGCCTTCCGTGAGATCTACGGCTGGAATGATGAGGACATCGTCGGTCTAACCCCACCTCTGCCCGAAAGCCAGCGCGAGAGCTGGGCCGATCTGGTGGAACATCTGCAGGCTGGAAAATCTTTCGTAAATATCGAAACGGTGAGAGCACGGAAGGACGGCTCCCGCTTTTACGCGCGAATCTCGGGTTCTCCCATTTTTAACCATTCCAGAGTTTTGATTGGTCTCGTGGGTTTTATTGCAAGGGCCGATGACGGCGGCCATTCAGACCAGCTCGAACTGAAGAATCTGGAATCTCTTGTGCAGAGCTCTTCGGATTTCATGTGTGTAGCTCAACTCGATCGGAAGACGTTCTTTCTCAACGATGCCGGCAAAGACATGCTCGGACTATACGATGAGGCCGAGATCAATGAGACTTCCCTCGAAGAGTTCTTTGTCGATGGGGACCGCATTCGTATCAAGGAAATGCTTCATCTCCTACCTTTGCAGAAAATCGGCTTCACGACTCAGACAGTTCGCTTGAGACATTTCCAGACAGGACACCCTCTTGCGGTGTCCTGTAGTTTTTATGTGATCAGCGATCCACTTACGCAAGAGCCCTCGTCTTTTGCTTGTGTGGCGAAGATTTTGGAATCGGACGAAACATGGAGCCAAGAGGACTGCCGAGATGAGGACGCTTTCCGATCGCTCTTTCGAAATGCCCCTGTAGCAATCGTTCTCGTGAACACCTCGGGTGAGCCGTTTGAGAGCAATATGCTGTTCCAAGAAATGGTCGGGTACGAAGCGGACGAGTTGCAGCGAATGCGGTTTTCGCAGTTGGTTCACCCAGAGGATCTTCCGGAAGGCCGGAAGCTGTTTCTCTCGCTTATCGAAGGTAAGATCGACCGCTATCAGGTGAACAAGCGACTTATGTCTCGAAATGGCGACGTTCTATTCACGAAGATGACCGTAGCCCTGCTGCGAGATCGTGACGGTAAACCAAGCTACAGCATCAGCATGGTGGAACGAGTTCCACAGTCCGCCGCACCTTCCGCAGTCTGA
- a CDS encoding CHAT domain-containing protein, whose protein sequence is MQAFSRAKWPIVVTVAIVAIAAILIQQNRISRSTADALLSRADKLSWDNQWLEANPLYARAEIEFLHQGQPSKALYAHVSQFIVRAESDPIPSLLIELQKDLSLPQAREPETHLRILVIQGMIESNYDAGLARNTWQEVEGIAESRGHYLLMARAIGEQGLAAFLLGDFSTAKKLVTRAWLAAKYLHDDAAHVRYASMYGAGLVELQKYDEAIHVLDEAIDTSARSKTVAYPSIAINFKIDALRGLGRYSEALQLADQAIQRLPSARLDAHLYQIMTSKGEVYGNAGKWNEAIVQYTIALEYARRLKYWRGIVQTGGLLALAYEKQNRIQDALVTIDEAIQANKMIPAELYFSPRNMAIKAELLDKLGKQRESYLLHEKSLGLFDSLLATAPTRNVERELLNQMRDVYSRYFESLCREGNLNEAFTTIERARGRIQAQSISERPSPLPHDPTDDERKVAQMNLSLIENNDPGVAVKLDRALVESNLLAADTTLSGQTFRRPLELSQVQAHLGPKELVLEYVLDDPASSVLVITASGVKKYDLPSGDEIEHLASRYRREIHDRKTDTELARKLFSELIGPIAEYHDKQEIIIVPDGQLHLLPFGSLMENNEYAIQTHSFSVSPSASVLALLRDREEQNQVGSLGYIGVAASSEPQARSSWITRWASFGRSGSLDPLPQSKREVQTIAGYFPGAATVLLGHEATKANFTARPLDQYRVVHLALHGYADIEHPERSALVFAPDAARKSDGIMDLQAIQRLRFRASLVTLSACDTGVGPISEADVDNLANAFIEAGAESVVAALWDLEDQTTALLMTNFYKNLSMHERKGEALRNAQLDILAAGLPPYYWASVEVLGDASESV, encoded by the coding sequence GTGCAAGCGTTCAGCAGAGCAAAATGGCCGATCGTCGTCACCGTCGCTATCGTGGCGATCGCAGCAATCCTGATACAGCAGAACCGCATTTCCCGGAGTACCGCCGACGCGCTTCTTTCTCGTGCCGACAAACTCTCCTGGGATAACCAGTGGCTGGAGGCGAATCCCCTTTATGCCAGGGCTGAGATCGAGTTCTTGCATCAGGGCCAACCATCGAAGGCTCTCTATGCACACGTCAGTCAGTTCATCGTGCGAGCTGAGTCCGATCCGATACCGTCGCTTCTGATAGAACTTCAAAAGGATCTGAGCTTGCCACAGGCGCGGGAGCCAGAGACGCATCTCCGCATCCTTGTCATTCAGGGCATGATCGAAAGCAATTACGACGCAGGGTTGGCACGCAATACCTGGCAAGAGGTAGAGGGGATCGCTGAGAGCCGCGGGCACTACCTTCTGATGGCGCGCGCGATAGGGGAGCAAGGATTAGCCGCATTCCTTCTCGGCGATTTCTCAACCGCAAAAAAGCTGGTGACGCGGGCGTGGTTGGCCGCCAAATACCTTCATGATGATGCCGCTCACGTCCGGTACGCGAGTATGTATGGAGCCGGACTCGTTGAACTACAGAAGTATGACGAGGCAATCCATGTACTCGATGAAGCCATCGATACATCGGCACGTTCAAAGACGGTGGCCTATCCGAGCATCGCGATCAACTTCAAGATTGATGCGCTTCGAGGTCTCGGACGTTACTCCGAGGCTTTGCAACTGGCGGATCAAGCCATCCAAAGGCTGCCATCGGCAAGACTCGACGCGCATCTGTACCAGATCATGACGTCCAAGGGAGAGGTCTACGGCAACGCCGGCAAGTGGAACGAAGCCATTGTGCAATACACAATCGCGCTCGAGTATGCACGCAGGCTCAAATATTGGAGAGGAATCGTTCAAACCGGAGGCCTGCTTGCTCTGGCTTACGAGAAGCAGAATCGAATCCAGGATGCACTGGTGACTATCGATGAAGCCATCCAGGCAAACAAAATGATCCCCGCAGAACTCTACTTCTCTCCACGTAACATGGCCATCAAGGCGGAGTTGCTAGATAAGCTGGGAAAACAGCGAGAATCCTATCTTCTGCACGAGAAGAGCTTGGGATTGTTCGACTCTCTACTCGCTACGGCGCCGACTCGCAACGTTGAGCGAGAGCTTCTCAATCAGATGCGCGATGTGTATTCCAGATATTTCGAGTCTCTCTGCCGGGAAGGCAATCTTAACGAGGCGTTTACGACAATTGAACGAGCGCGGGGCAGAATCCAGGCCCAGTCTATTTCGGAACGTCCGTCTCCATTGCCCCACGATCCGACCGACGACGAGCGGAAGGTCGCGCAGATGAACCTCAGCCTGATCGAGAACAACGACCCGGGAGTGGCAGTGAAATTAGATCGCGCCCTAGTCGAATCGAATCTGCTTGCCGCTGATACGACGTTGTCTGGACAGACCTTCCGTAGACCCTTGGAATTGTCCCAGGTACAAGCCCATCTAGGCCCGAAAGAGCTGGTGCTGGAGTATGTTCTCGACGATCCTGCATCGAGCGTTCTCGTAATCACTGCTAGCGGAGTTAAGAAGTACGATTTGCCATCAGGCGATGAGATTGAACATCTTGCCTCGCGATACCGAAGAGAGATCCACGATCGAAAGACCGACACCGAACTTGCGCGCAAACTGTTCAGCGAATTGATTGGCCCGATTGCTGAGTATCATGACAAACAAGAAATCATTATCGTTCCGGATGGTCAACTCCACCTCCTGCCCTTCGGCTCTCTCATGGAAAACAATGAGTATGCGATTCAAACACACAGCTTCAGTGTCAGCCCCTCGGCGTCGGTTCTGGCGTTGTTACGAGATCGAGAAGAACAGAACCAGGTAGGCTCTCTGGGTTACATCGGTGTAGCCGCATCGTCTGAACCTCAAGCGAGAAGCAGTTGGATTACACGATGGGCATCCTTTGGCAGAAGCGGGTCGCTCGACCCTTTGCCGCAGAGCAAACGAGAGGTGCAGACAATCGCCGGCTATTTTCCGGGAGCGGCTACGGTGCTCCTCGGTCACGAGGCTACAAAGGCCAACTTTACGGCTCGTCCCCTCGATCAATATCGTGTTGTTCATCTCGCCTTGCACGGCTATGCCGACATCGAACACCCGGAACGGTCGGCACTTGTTTTCGCTCCCGACGCGGCCAGAAAGAGCGACGGAATCATGGACCTTCAGGCGATCCAGAGACTTCGGTTCCGGGCCAGCCTAGTCACCTTGTCAGCTTGCGACACCGGTGTGGGGCCGATCAGCGAGGCGGACGTCGACAATCTCGCCAATGCTTTCATCGAGGCCGGTGCGGAAAGTGTCGTCGCTGCGCTCTGGGACCTTGAAGACCAGACGACTGCACTTCTGATGACGAACTTTTATAAGAACCTAAGTATGCACGAACGAAAAGGCGAGGCACTCCGTAACGCTCAGCTTGACATACTCGCCGCAGGGCTGCCTCCATACTATTGGGCGAGCGTCGAGGTTTTGGGGGATGCTTCCGAATCAGTCTAA
- a CDS encoding S41 family peptidase has translation MQQSSLNESQRGEILEAITKTVTKKFYDPQSTHEDWDAAVRKHRSGILSASSDEEFEARVAGLLTELKSSHMGFYHSGLARCTSKMALCAVYSAGSSEDGPRWVFQDVHEGGPAADAGIRVGDALIAVDGRSFRPPDHPLFAMGSTVTIEVATIDGRHRTHRVSIPLVKVKRNQLPKVEPNPIVSARRVGESTGYMRIASYPGEIGIDVANDISRALQNLGPIDRLVIDLRGNSGGGIGVLRVMSLLTPYKLVVGNFSNGRLKSSSDAPNGSFVLNQIPATKRGLIPLAFRFFTHLLARKLTGKKMPITVVTEGPGYQPFHGKVVILVDRHTASANEMLIAFAREHKLARIVGEATPGRVLGGSKFKLPYGYWLALPVGSYRTRGGDSIEGKPIPPDVEVPFDAREAQEGRDPQLEAALRVVSQL, from the coding sequence GTGCAGCAGTCTTCATTGAACGAATCCCAACGTGGAGAGATTCTCGAAGCGATTACAAAGACAGTCACTAAGAAGTTCTACGACCCTCAATCGACGCACGAAGATTGGGATGCCGCTGTGAGAAAGCACCGATCCGGGATTCTGTCCGCGTCGTCGGACGAGGAATTCGAAGCCAGGGTTGCCGGACTCTTGACTGAACTGAAGAGCTCCCACATGGGTTTCTATCACAGTGGGCTAGCGCGCTGTACAAGCAAGATGGCGCTCTGCGCTGTGTATTCTGCCGGATCGTCGGAGGACGGACCCCGGTGGGTCTTTCAGGACGTCCACGAAGGAGGACCTGCAGCTGACGCAGGCATTAGAGTGGGCGACGCCTTGATTGCCGTCGACGGTCGCTCATTTCGGCCGCCTGACCATCCACTGTTCGCGATGGGGTCCACGGTAACCATTGAGGTGGCAACCATTGACGGTCGGCATAGGACCCATCGTGTCTCGATTCCGCTCGTCAAGGTAAAGCGAAACCAGCTGCCTAAGGTCGAGCCGAATCCAATTGTCTCGGCGCGGCGTGTCGGCGAAAGCACCGGATATATGCGGATTGCCAGTTACCCGGGTGAAATCGGTATCGACGTCGCAAACGACATCTCACGCGCGCTCCAGAATCTCGGCCCTATCGACCGCCTGGTCATTGACTTGCGCGGCAACAGTGGCGGAGGGATTGGTGTGCTGCGAGTGATGAGCCTGCTCACTCCGTACAAACTCGTGGTCGGAAACTTCTCCAATGGGAGATTGAAGAGCAGCTCGGACGCGCCGAATGGAAGTTTTGTCCTCAACCAGATTCCAGCGACGAAGCGTGGTCTGATTCCTCTGGCTTTCCGCTTCTTCACACACCTTCTCGCACGCAAGCTGACCGGCAAGAAGATGCCGATCACCGTCGTCACCGAAGGACCAGGCTATCAGCCATTTCATGGCAAAGTGGTCATTCTGGTTGACCGTCACACCGCCAGCGCCAATGAGATGCTGATCGCTTTCGCTCGCGAGCATAAATTGGCCCGAATTGTTGGGGAAGCAACTCCGGGACGCGTGCTCGGTGGCAGCAAATTCAAATTGCCATATGGCTATTGGCTGGCGCTACCAGTCGGTTCGTACAGAACAAGAGGCGGAGATTCCATTGAGGGCAAGCCGATACCCCCTGATGTCGAAGTCCCGTTCGATGCTCGTGAGGCGCAGGAAGGACGGGATCCGCAGCTGGAAGCGGCGCTTCGGGTAGTAAGCCAACTCTGA